The following is a genomic window from Melopsittacus undulatus isolate bMelUnd1 chromosome 8, bMelUnd1.mat.Z, whole genome shotgun sequence.
ATTGAAATTTGCAATTATTTGCAACTGGGTATGTGAGTTCTGGGAAAACCAGCAAGACATCATGGAAAAGGCAAATGAACTAACTTTGACTGTTATGAAAATGTAATTGATCATACCTGGATAAACACTACTCCACTGGGGATTTCCCAGATAGGCTTTTGTATGTCATACAGAACAACAGAAGCTCCTCGCCTGGCAAGGGTACATCCCAGCTTGCATCCAACATAGCCTCCGCCTCCTGTCACCACTGCTCTCATCCTGTTTTCATTCAGTGCTCCAGCATATCCATTCACTTTGCAGTTAGAGGCTTGGTGCCAGGGTGTTGCTGCTCCACTCAGCACGTTTGCCCTCAGTGAAATACTGTCTCCTCTATGTTGAAACTACTCCATAGTGCTCATGGATGCAGACAATCCCAGTGAGTTTCATGTTAAGAAGCTCTATTCATAGCAGCAGTTTTAAGCAACCTGTTTAAGACAAAGACGAGCAAAACAATAGCTCCAACATGTCCATGTttcaaagatttcttttaaaagcccCATTTTAATGATCTGCTTTGATGGTTTGGGAGTTTGCTTAACagtaattttcacattttacaaacatttaaaatgtttgtttattaGATATTAAAGACAGCATCCTGAAGCTACATAATAAAGGTTGCCTGTTTtagacaaaatatttatttgcaaatggaatccagaataataaaataaaataattcacaaaAGGTCCTAATGAAGAGAACATGAATCCAAATATTTCCTACAGATAGGTCAAAATTAGAATAATGGTACAGACCATAACTTTTTttagcagaaaagaaatagctGCCTACATGAAATGCATCTGCTTGCCCTAGTTCATTCTGCTCAGTGTCACAAGCTCTGAGACAGCCTTTAGGGGTCAGATGTGATAGAGGGCCACACCTGAGCTTGAAATCCTGAACTGTCAGGAAAAGTCTAAAGATTAACAAATTGCATTTAAGCTTTTGTGcttaaaaaacaagcaagcagggctgagcagagcagaatGTCCCCTAGAGCAAAAGAAACCTTCAATGCTTCTTCCATTGGTCCCAAAGACATCTGTCACAAAGACACCTGAGAAAAGTGGTATTTTCTGCTACTAAGTAGCAGCAGCTAAATGTAAATTGAGAAAACGCAGTGGTTTTATAATTGGCAGTGGTGAAATTTAGGTGCATGAGGATTTCAGAAGGAAAGGGGAATGCCTGATGCTTAGAACTTGAGAACACAGCTTTCAGGGGGATCTAGAGTGAACTAACTGCTACATGACAGAGAGGGTCAATGAGTGCAGTAAGAGAAAGGCAATAGTGAGCCATTTATTTCTTGAGCATGGGCAATGGTCAAGGGTTCACTGCTGAGAGAGGTGGCATTCAGAGGCTGCAGATACCGATGTTCCCTCACCCTTCCCCGTGCCGCAATAAAACATTAAGTGTCACCCGAGCTCCTCCAGCTATTCTCTGCATCTCACTTGCAAATGCCCCAGGCAAACACGCCGCCGACGGAGCTGCGGCCCGGCACCGGTTCCCCTCCCCGGCGGACACCGGCCTTTGGGGCTGTTGCCCGCCCCGCTGGGGCTGCGGGGCTCGGCCagggcggggcgggcggcggcctCCGGACCCCCACCCCGCAGGAgaggggccgggccgggcgctCACCTCCGCCGCCATCCCCCGCTGCTCACCCGCCGCCTCGGGGAGCGGGTGCTGCGCGCGGGGCTCCTCCCGCACACGGGCCGCGCCGGGGCCCACTCAGCCGCAGCACCGCCGGCATCCCGCGGCACCCCCGTGTCCCACTCATCTCTTCCTCGGATACTGCCTGTCCCACAGCACCCGTGGGAGCCCTGGgattccccagcatccctggctTCCCAGAGCATCCCCGGGATCCCACAGAATTACCTGGTGGCTCTTACCTCCATGTGTCTTCATACAGCCGCGACCGCTGCACTAAAGCATCCTGGCAGTAACTGGGGCTCCATCCAACTGAGATGCCTGTTGAACAGGTTGTTCAGGAGAATAACCACCACGTCTTGATTGCTGGCTGGATGGTCTGCAGGACATAGCTCGGAGAGGTGCGGAGCATCAGAAACACCTCCAAACCAGCAGGAATTCCCAAAGAGGAAACATGATCATGAACAAGTATGCACGAAGGTTCCTGCCCTCCCCAGCCGGTGGTGGGTCTCTGTTCAGCTCCGTGGTTGCTCATGCCTGGGAGGATGCAATAAGGGTCAGGAGCTGCAGAACTTCAGAGTTACCCATTCCAGGCAAAAATTAAACCTTGAACATGTTTACGTCCTCTGTTACAGCTGTGCCATGTCTGAACGTTCATATTAAATTTTAATCACTTAAAGACACATTTGCAATTTTGTTAGAGCAAAAGTATCTTGAACAATATCCAGCTGAAACTAACACTATGGAGAGCCTGTCAGAAGTTAGACAACTGGCTGTTCCAAACAGGTACTACAAGCTGTCTTAAAACTTCAAATGCTGGTTTTGTAATTGATAGATCAATTGAACGAAGCCCAAAATAACCAGTATTGTTATAACAGTGATAATGAGTATTGTTATAACAGTGATAATCAGTATTGTTATAACGCCTTACCTGAAACAACACATCAGAGATCTGGTATTGCAGGACTGGAACCGTGTGGGCCTTGCAGCCACAAAGCCAGAGAGTTCCTTGGTTAGTCCTTACTGAGGAGCACCCACAAAAAGGTCACAGCCTGCACTTCCCACTGGGCTGCAGCCAACTCTGCTGAAAGCTGTTGGTGTAATCTGGGATGCAGGCTTGAGCTATTAGTCTAATAAAAGCAATATATGAAAGATTCATAAATAACTAATTTAAAAGCTAGTTTTATGTTTGCATTCAGTTAAAATGCTCATGCTGGGATGTAACGTGACACTTGTGATTTTCTATTCTGCATTTCTAGGGAACCTAGGCTTATGCATTGCCTCCTGCAGTGCTCACTTGTCTGTCAGTCAGCTTCACCTCTGTACTGATAAATTGTGAACTTACCTGGTTTTGATTAAACTTGGTTAAAGGTCTCATACATAGCAAGTTTTTTTAAGATTCCTGACAATAGGTAGCAAGGAATAGGAGATAGCTGAGTAGTGCCCCCGCTAAGGGAAGATTTAAGCTTAATTTGTATGGATGAGGACAATCTTCAAATGCTCATCCACAATAGACCAGGTTTTACTGCTTTCTCTGTAAACAGAActgtttgtttaaagaaaatgagagtAAAACAAATCTTTGCTCACATAAGCTGCAGTGGTAATTGTGGTTGCTCACACTTTTTCCTGTCAATGTGTATCATCTTTCATCTATAATGTTTTATTCTTGTAAGGTTGCTGTTAGGTTTCCTGTAAATATAAAGATACAATGAGAGAGTCTCCATAAACTAACTTACTGGTCTTAAAAATCCtgtaaaatgcaaacagaaagacaaaataaatacaaagtgaAGATTATCATATGGCAGAGCTTTTTTATTGCCCTCTTCTGAGACCCACCCCAGCAAGTCCCCCCCTCCTGATCCCTGTGGGGTGCAAGACAGGGAACAGCTGCTCCTGGGTGAGAGCAAAGCTGGTCCCTGAGAAACTTCTTGTGACAGGTAACCTTACGGAAATCCATCTGGGCTACACACAGTATGTGTACATGGGGTGCAGCTCAGGTAAGACAATCCACCCAAGTAGTAACTAACCTAAGTCTtatgaaaggggaaaagagagacTGGATCCTCACTCAGGTCTTAGTGCTTGGCTTGCCTGCTCATCCTGAAGTGGCAATTTCCTGATCGAACAGACTGTGCTAGCACTGGTGCAGGCTTATGGATAGTCAGACCTGGCTTCATTTACATGGCAAGGTAGCAGTGACAGTGTGCTGGACTCCAAGCTCTTATGTGTCCCCCCTCCCGCTTCCCACAGGCTCCTTAAAACAAGTATTTAGTTCAGTGATTATTTATTATTGCACTGAAAGGATATTAGttgattttaaaacatatataatgttattttctaaatttttacAAAACTTTTgaacaataaaattattttatataaatatgacTTTCATCCTCTCACCACCTGTCATTTATAAATCTTTACTTCTCATATTGTTCGTACTATTTCCCAGGTCTTCATAATTCCTCACACTAACAGCAGCTGTAGCAACAACTTTGTTAGAGGAGTTTAGTCAGCCTTCTCTTCATTGGAGCTATTGGTCTTGTTCCAGCACTGCAGTCCCACAATGGTTCCTCTTCTTCCAATTTCTTACCCTCCAGAATTATCACTTCCAGGAGAATCATTCTCAGCATAAAGCAATCAATTAATGAAAATCCATTAAAACCATCCCTGCACCCATTAGTGGTGAACTCCTTGCATCTTGTGACACTGTTGTTCTTTGAGAAGAGTTCCTGATGTGTTTGTCCTGTGTTTTCACTTTTGTGggactggtttggttttaatgagATCGGAGAGGTGTCATCTGAAGAATAATAAAGGCCAGAACAACTGAGGAATGTACTATGACCAGATCATCAATAGTCAGAAACAAAATTAGGTTTTTTGGAACAGGTTATTTGattttagaagaaagaaagaaagaaagatcaAACTTAACAAAATgccaaaagcaaacagcattttaagGCACAAGTGATCTTCTTGGCAAGTAGGTCTTGTTTTAATATAATGATCCACAGAATCAGCAAATGAGAATTTCTTTGGTTTGTAGCCAAGCTGATTTCGTGCCTTGTCTATCCGGAAAGTGTGAGTTACAGTAACATTCCACACCTAAAATCAAAAAGGACAGTTACGGAAGTGACTTTTATATCTGATTTTCTAGAACTTGGATGAAAATACGTCAACAATGATATTACAATGGAATTAAACCCAAAAGCATAGACATGCAAAAATGCATGCATTTTGGAGCTGGATTCTGTCTGGAGCTAACAGAATGCATTGATCCAGCTGACAGATAAAGAGACAAAGCTCAGCAGATGGAGTGCAGGAGGAGTTTATGGTACTGACTTCTCACTTGTGAATGTGAGATAAAGGACTAAGGAAATCCTGTGCAACATACCAGCACCCTTCCCTCAAACTGGCTCTTCTGCACAGAGAAATGTGCAATGGAACTGGGTTAATAATTGCAGAAGAGTGGTGTGGCTTCTCAACTCTGCAGAAATGCATTATCTATGAGTAGAAAGCACACACTTTGGGGAGTTACATCCTCCACCTCTGAATGCCTGGTACCTGTGAAAATGCTTAAGTTGCATTGTCTCAATGATTTCTGCTTCAGAACTAATGTAGAAGTAAATGCAAAACCAGATACATTGCAGAATAACTGAAAATCTACAGCAGAAGTTAATGAGGTCCCTTCAGCGTCCTATCATGTTACAATACAGTAAGAGACTAGATGATGGATTAAAGCATTTTGGCTTATATTATAAATCATAATATTGTGCAAAAATGTAAGATACATCAAAATTAATTTGTCCAGATGTTGTTTGCTTTCTAGAAAAGTGACTTTTCATTCCAActtagaattatttttagtgGACTTTCTAATTGTTGGCTAGCCTGGTACTATGATAACTGCTACCACTTTGACCTGAGACTCTTGCTCTGTGCTCTTGGACCACTTTCCTTTAATAAGTGGTTCCACAGCATAGGACAGCTCATTAGAAACAGCGATGTAgtgtctgttttcctctttgtgcCAGCTCCATGTCAGTCGCTCTGTCTTGCATCTTTAGGGTGTTTCTCTGGATCACCAAGTAAGGATTAATTTCTGACAATTTTATAAGCGGTGGCCATGGAAAAATCAGGCTACGAATGGACTGTGTAAGGCCTGGATGGACTCTGCCCTGAGCAGAAACCCAGAGCTCTACTGCAGACAATCCTGTCTGCATCCAAAGGGTGTATCACATAACTTCACAAGAATTTTTGTCAGATATACAGAAACAttctctatttttatatatttaccTCACTCCTTGTCAAGAAAGGTGCAAAGCTACAAACAGGCTTTAGTATCACGTGCAGATATTCCATCACAGTGGCTGTGAAACAAAGTTACTTAATGAGACAGCTGGATAACAATAAAATGAGATGACAGCAAATAGAATGAGTGTCAGCAAATGCTGACATTGCATATCCTATAATTCCTGCTGGTATCAGAGGAAGCCATTAAGGTGGTAGAAGGCAGTATTTAATGTATAAAGTACATGACGTACTCAGCTTATTTAAACTTTATCTGGTATAATTAATGCTAAATGGCAGAAGTGATTATTATTAATTAGAAAAATGTTAAGTTATATAATTCCCACAGTTTGGGTCCCTGAATTTTATAAAACCATTATATAGCTTTAtaggaataaaaatacaaataaaaaccacaataattaggtattttattatttttacctGCTATATGAACGAGAAGAACAGGAATATGTATCCAGGGTTTCCTGTGGCCTAATTTTTCGAACTAGAAGGCgtataaaaggaaagaaaatctgagaATTTGTACCAAATTGTGAGTGTCAATGAAGCATGAAAATGACTGTTGATAAAACATGTATCTAAACTTTTCCAGCTCATCTTCCCCTCAATACCATTAGTAAGAAAGGTGATTGAAACCCACTACTCAATCCTGGGTGCCCACCTCCCTCCCACCCTTTCAATGCTACTGCATAGTAAAGGTGAAACAATGTTATTCCCAAGGAGCAAGTCACCAAGACTGGAATACTTCACTACAGTTGGATACAGGCCCATCTACTGCAATAATTTTCCTGGAAGGCTCTTCCAGGTTGGCATTGCAGGATCAAAAGTCCAGCATGGTCCCAAAATCCAGCCAAATGTTTATATAATGTTGCTTCTTTTTAGCTTTTAAGATATGACTCTAAATAGTGTTTCCTTTTGTGCTGCAGTTAACGGcagaacaaataaacaaacaaccaGTTACAGAAGGCCTGCCTGAGGCTAACAGTGGAACTTCTCACACACTGTGAACTTGATTTACAGAAGTGCTGCTGTTCCATAGTAGGTTCTGTACCTTTCAGCTACATTCTCTCAAAACAATAAGGGCCAAACTCCACAGTTACACATACCCAAAACTTCCCTTTGAGCCAGTGGAACCTTGGAATATGCAGGGAGAACAGGACTGACTCTAATGTTAAGTAATTCAGTAATTAACGTGCACCAAATTTCATTTAGTTAGTATGGTCTTCTAGCTAACAATGTGAATAGTGCCCATACAGTGCATTAGAGCTGGATGTGCATGCAATACGTACTAAAGGGACTATCCATTCAGAAAATATCACATTTTCACCATCATGTATGTAATATGCCTGGCCACTCTGttaaagaagcagagaaaaacaattaaaacaacACTAAACATAggatcacattttctttctttctcacaaCTACCTGTCTTGATTTTGTGGACAACATACCAGCAGTGAATGTACACAGATCACATAAGCAAACTACCATCACTGGACTTTACTGTGATCTCAAACACGTCTCATACTTTTGGGTAGACCCATGGTGGTAGTAGAGCTAATCATGATTAATGATGTAAATAAGAGTAATGTAGATCATGCAATGTAGATCAGAGCTTGATTTCACTAGGTAGTAACCCAACTGTTAGAGCATTAAGTTCTTTGTGATGTGCAGGACCCAGAATTATCTTAATGAATCCAACAGAAGTAGTAACAAAACATCAAAAATTAAACCTATTTGAGAGCTAAAACTACTGGGACGCAATGTTTATATTGTTTACTTACAGCTATATAGCCCTTTTCAGAGGTGAGAGCCTCAGCAGCTAGTAAGTGAGCTTGTACTAGATTTCCTATGTGAACCCAGTTCATCTGAACTTTGTGATTCCCAAACTTGAAGTTAAATAGTCTCCGCTGGATATTTACCTGtagaaacacaaaacacacagtaaCTGCTTTATTCCTTTATTATGCAGTGTAACACATTCATTTTGGCTCAGCCTGAATACTTAGAATTTGCTGTATTTGTGTACAATTATAGCACAAGAAGTGAGTCACAGGGCTAAAAAACAATCAGGACTGTTGCACTGATATGCAATGGTAAAACATTGTGACATTACAGTGTTTTGCTGCAACTGAAGGGCATATTTAATTGACATTATTTCTATTAAATGACCAGGGATGCAAGTTTTACCATGTCATTCTTCAGCCtggcattattttcttttcacttgaaAGTACTACTTGATCCTTGCCACTTCTGCAATGCTCATATCATGCTATTTGCTATCTTGCATCAAATGACCTGTCACCAAGCTTTAGTAAGAACTACATTCAAGGTATTTCCACTTACACTATGCCCTTATAACCAGTTGCAGTGCCCTCTAGAATTGACTACTTAACACATACGGCTACTCGTGGCAGATGGCGCTGCTCATCTGGTCCATATATGCCTGGTGGACGAAGCACACAAGTATGGAGCTTATCCCCTC
Proteins encoded in this region:
- the LOC101879857 gene encoding putative short-chain dehydrogenase/reductase family 42E member 2, with translation MPEGSTEELHSSRPCESNLNENAGLLVKRSRKTMVTGGGGYLGYNLGCALVRSGIAVVLFDIRKPKWEIPKGADFFKGDVRDYDAAFTACEGVDCVFHVAACGMSGLEQLQKKDQIESINVGGTKIIIDVCKQRNIPRLIYTSTVNVVFGGNPIEEGDEETVPYFPLEKQFNHYSRTKAIADQMVLAANGTLLKGGDKLHTCVLRPPGIYGPDEQRHLPRVAVNIQRRLFNFKFGNHKVQMNWVHIGNLVQAHLLAAEALTSEKGYIASGQAYYIHDGENVIFSEWIVPLFEKLGHRKPWIHIPVLLVHIAATVMEYLHVILKPVCSFAPFLTRSEVWNVTVTHTFRIDKARNQLGYKPKKFSFADSVDHYIKTRPTCQEDHLCLKMLFAFGILLSLIFLSFFLLKSNNLFQKT